The following proteins are co-located in the Billgrantia tianxiuensis genome:
- a CDS encoding MBL fold metallo-hydrolase — protein sequence MSLRIEVLSGLGEKAPAAILIEAEGKRLLLDAGGALHPGQSTAWTEGLDVDAVLISHDHVDHIGGVAALPAELPLYCTTPVAAALPIGRDWRPLPERGECRIAGVPVTTGQAGHSLGGVWLHLGIAGGVFYSGDACLESLLLPFDEPPPARVALLDASYGVYDTPQAQCRETIACQLCKPRVLPVPASGRALEMALWLDALAPRLGVTWDLDHACREGLETLLSLPATLRREGLDANIRGLVDASRPVSPKLWLVADRDDDPDDWPAHRLLHTGYLTPRRQRQRAAGEVDWLRWNVHLRLSHLRVLVRQLGARQAIPLFTTQVSEVSELLMMPSGLALATEESDVAG from the coding sequence ATGAGCCTGCGCATCGAGGTTCTCAGCGGCCTGGGAGAGAAGGCCCCCGCTGCCATCCTGATCGAGGCCGAGGGCAAGCGGTTGCTGCTCGATGCCGGTGGTGCCCTGCACCCGGGCCAGTCGACGGCGTGGACCGAAGGGTTGGACGTCGATGCGGTGCTGATCAGCCACGATCACGTCGATCACATCGGCGGCGTGGCGGCGCTGCCTGCCGAGCTGCCGCTCTACTGCACGACGCCGGTGGCGGCCGCGTTGCCGATTGGACGCGACTGGCGCCCCTTGCCCGAGCGCGGCGAGTGCCGAATTGCCGGCGTGCCGGTTACGACCGGTCAGGCGGGCCATTCGCTGGGCGGCGTGTGGCTGCACCTCGGCATTGCGGGCGGCGTGTTCTACAGCGGTGACGCCTGCCTGGAATCGCTGCTCCTTCCCTTCGACGAACCGCCTCCAGCTCGCGTTGCGCTGCTGGACGCTTCCTACGGGGTCTACGATACCCCTCAGGCACAGTGCCGGGAGACGATTGCGTGCCAGCTGTGCAAACCGCGGGTGCTGCCGGTGCCGGCCTCGGGGCGCGCGCTGGAGATGGCGCTGTGGCTCGATGCCCTGGCACCGCGCCTCGGCGTCACGTGGGATCTGGATCACGCCTGCCGGGAGGGGCTCGAGACGCTGCTGAGCCTGCCTGCCACGCTGCGCCGTGAGGGGCTCGATGCAAACATTCGTGGGCTGGTCGACGCTTCCCGCCCGGTTTCACCCAAACTATGGCTGGTAGCAGACCGCGACGACGACCCGGACGACTGGCCGGCGCATCGCCTGCTGCATACGGGTTATCTCACGCCCCGGCGGCAACGTCAGCGAGCGGCCGGCGAGGTCGACTGGCTGCGCTGGAACGTGCACCTGCGGCTCTCGCATCTGCGGGTCCTGGTGCGTCAGCTCGGAGCTAGGCAAGCGATTCCCCTATTCACCACCCAAGTCAGTGAGGTAAGCGAGTTGTTGATGATGCCAAGCGGGCTGGCTTTGGCCACGGAGGAAAGCGATGTTGCTGGCTAG
- a CDS encoding ABC transporter ATP-binding protein, giving the protein MAGLTIERVTKRFGEQCAVDALSLDVAPGEFVALLGPSGCGKTTMLRMLAGFEPLSEGEIRLGDRTLASRGRHVPPERRNMAMVFQSYALWPHMSVADNVGYPLKLRRLEGDTYRRRVAQALALVDLATYAERSPQELSGGQRQRVALARCLATDPEVVLLDEPLANLDRHLRAAMEQSFREFHRRTRATMIYVTHDQSEAMSLADRIAVMRGGRLEQWATPEALYRRPRSAWVASFIGQGSLLEVAAGRPGLRLEEAALMRGLTAIAAERTQPVLVRPEHVTVLAESASQRSLRARVESATFRGERYELHLRLESGETLLAYHHSALAEGQGVALLLHEGWCLEPDA; this is encoded by the coding sequence ATGGCAGGGTTGACGATCGAGCGCGTCACCAAGCGCTTCGGCGAGCAGTGTGCCGTCGATGCGCTCTCGCTGGACGTCGCACCGGGCGAGTTCGTCGCGCTGCTCGGCCCCAGCGGCTGCGGCAAGACCACCATGCTGCGCATGCTGGCCGGCTTCGAGCCGCTCAGCGAGGGCGAGATTCGCCTGGGCGATCGCACCCTGGCCAGCCGCGGGCGGCATGTACCGCCCGAGCGGCGCAACATGGCGATGGTGTTCCAGTCCTATGCCCTGTGGCCGCACATGAGCGTGGCCGACAATGTCGGCTACCCGCTCAAGCTGCGCCGCCTGGAGGGCGATACCTACCGGCGCCGGGTGGCTCAGGCATTGGCCCTGGTGGACCTGGCAACGTATGCCGAGCGCTCGCCGCAGGAGCTGAGCGGCGGCCAGCGTCAGCGCGTGGCGCTGGCCCGCTGTCTGGCCACCGACCCGGAAGTGGTGCTGCTCGACGAGCCCCTGGCCAACCTCGACCGCCATCTCCGTGCCGCCATGGAGCAGAGCTTCCGCGAATTTCATCGCCGCACCCGGGCCACCATGATCTACGTGACCCACGACCAGAGCGAGGCGATGTCGCTGGCGGATCGCATAGCGGTGATGCGTGGCGGCCGGCTGGAGCAATGGGCGACGCCGGAGGCGCTCTACCGCCGGCCGCGCAGCGCCTGGGTAGCGAGCTTCATCGGCCAGGGCAGCCTGCTCGAGGTGGCCGCGGGGCGGCCGGGGCTGCGCCTGGAAGAGGCGGCATTGATGCGCGGGCTCACCGCCATCGCCGCCGAGCGCACCCAGCCGGTGCTGGTACGCCCGGAGCATGTCACGGTGCTGGCCGAGTCGGCCTCCCAGCGCAGCCTGCGAGCGCGGGTGGAGAGCGCGACCTTTCGCGGCGAGCGCTATGAGCTGCACCTGCGCCTGGAAAGCGGCGAGACGCTGCTGGCCTATCATCACTCCGCGCTGGCCGAAGGGCAGGGGGTGGCGCTGCTGCTGCACGAGGGTTGGTGCCTGGAGCCCGACGCATGA